In a single window of the uncultured Dysgonomonas sp. genome:
- a CDS encoding YdeI/OmpD-associated family protein — protein MSIEIKYFENRKDWRKWLIENFETAYEIWFVFPSISSGKKSIIYNDAVEEALCFEWIDSTIKSLDKEHKIQRFTPRNSKSTYSQANKERLKWLLENKMIHPKFEDKIRDVLSDPFIFPNDIIGRLKEDNIAWKNYQRFSDPYKRIRIAYIEAARKRPEEFEKRLNNFTKKTKENKIITGFGGIEKYY, from the coding sequence ATGTCAATAGAAATAAAGTACTTTGAAAATAGAAAAGATTGGCGAAAATGGCTAATCGAAAACTTTGAGACTGCCTATGAAATCTGGTTTGTATTCCCCAGCATATCATCAGGCAAAAAAAGTATTATATACAACGATGCTGTCGAAGAAGCACTCTGTTTCGAATGGATTGACAGTACAATAAAATCGCTTGATAAAGAGCATAAAATTCAGCGTTTCACGCCCAGAAATTCGAAAAGTACATACTCGCAGGCCAACAAAGAAAGACTTAAATGGTTATTGGAAAATAAAATGATACATCCAAAGTTTGAGGATAAAATACGAGATGTCTTGTCTGATCCTTTTATTTTTCCAAATGATATCATTGGCAGATTGAAAGAAGATAATATAGCATGGAAAAACTATCAACGTTTTTCCGACCCATATAAACGTATCCGGATTGCATACATTGAAGCAGCAAGGAAACGACCGGAAGAATTTGAAAAGCGATTAAACAACTTTACAAAAAAAACAAAAGAGAATAAGATAATAACAGGATTCGGTGGAATTGAAAAATACTATTAA
- the fbp gene encoding class 1 fructose-bisphosphatase produces the protein MKNIARKTLDEFIIERQEDFRYSTGELSRLLNSILLAARVVSYKVNKAGLVDILGAAGNVNVQGEEQKKLDVYANDVFIQTLVNREIVCGIASEENDNFITIQGLDEGHNNKYVVLMDPLDGSSNIEVNVSVGTIFSIYRRISPIGSPVTMEDFLQPGVNQVAAGYILYGTSTMIVYTTGRGVNGFTLNPAIGSFYLSHPNMRCPKNAKIYSVNEGNYVHFPQGVKDYIKYCQEEKEDRPYSARYIGSLVSDCHRNLITGGIYFYPSTHKSPKGKLRLLYECNPMAFITEQAGGSATDGVNRILELQPTELHQRTPFYCGSSNMVEKLKDFIAQAEEKEKKQQ, from the coding sequence ATGAAGAATATCGCAAGAAAAACTCTCGACGAGTTTATTATTGAGAGACAAGAGGATTTCAGGTACTCTACAGGTGAGCTTTCCCGTCTTTTGAATTCTATATTGCTTGCTGCCAGAGTAGTAAGCTATAAGGTGAATAAAGCCGGACTTGTAGATATACTTGGTGCAGCCGGTAATGTGAATGTACAAGGCGAAGAACAGAAAAAGCTGGATGTATATGCCAATGATGTATTTATACAAACGCTGGTTAACCGGGAAATTGTTTGTGGTATTGCTTCCGAGGAGAATGACAATTTTATAACCATACAAGGGCTGGACGAGGGTCATAACAATAAATATGTAGTACTGATGGACCCTTTGGATGGCTCTTCAAATATTGAAGTAAATGTATCTGTGGGGACTATTTTCTCCATCTATCGGCGTATTTCACCAATAGGATCACCCGTGACAATGGAAGATTTTCTCCAGCCGGGGGTCAATCAGGTAGCGGCAGGATATATTCTGTACGGTACATCTACCATGATAGTATATACAACCGGACGCGGGGTAAACGGGTTTACGCTGAATCCGGCTATAGGCAGCTTCTATCTGTCGCATCCCAATATGAGATGCCCTAAAAATGCGAAGATATATTCGGTGAATGAGGGTAACTACGTTCATTTTCCACAAGGTGTAAAAGATTATATCAAATATTGTCAGGAAGAGAAGGAAGATCGTCCTTACTCTGCCCGGTATATAGGTAGTCTGGTTTCCGATTGTCATCGTAATCTGATCACCGGAGGTATCTATTTTTACCCGTCTACTCATAAGTCGCCAAAAGGAAAACTGAGGCTGCTCTATGAGTGCAACCCTATGGCTTTCATTACCGAGCAGGCCGGAGGTAGTGCCACAGATGGTGTAAACCGTATTTTGGAGTTGCAGCCTACCGAACTTCATCAGCGCACACCATTCTATTGCGGAAGCTCGAATATGGTGGAGAAATTGAAAGACTTTATAGCTCAGGCAGAAGAAAAGGAGAAGAAACAGCAATAA
- a CDS encoding YcxB family protein yields MLELNYELEEEDLLQLQLYFASKDEMQIKQRRKEKYRMIGLSLLCGLLLFFDEGYRLLSYLFLGSSLLFFIIYPWWSVWFYKRMYRKHISESMRAEFPYNTKLLLGSDLIEIETKKGHRHYDVKEMDTVIETEHHFFIEMSRQVSIIIPKHRINNAEEVKMQLLRYKENNPFSFVEDMDWKWK; encoded by the coding sequence ATGTTAGAATTGAATTATGAACTCGAAGAAGAAGATTTACTTCAACTTCAATTGTACTTTGCGTCGAAAGACGAGATGCAAATAAAACAACGTAGGAAAGAGAAATACAGAATGATAGGCCTGTCGCTCCTGTGCGGGCTTTTGTTGTTTTTCGATGAAGGCTATCGCCTGCTCTCGTATCTTTTCCTTGGCTCATCTCTTCTCTTTTTTATTATTTATCCATGGTGGTCGGTCTGGTTCTATAAGCGGATGTATAGAAAACATATATCTGAAAGTATGCGGGCAGAATTTCCTTATAATACAAAGCTTTTATTGGGAAGTGATCTTATTGAAATTGAAACAAAGAAAGGCCATCGACATTATGATGTAAAAGAGATGGATACTGTCATTGAAACGGAGCATCATTTCTTTATAGAGATGAGCCGTCAGGTAAGTATTATAATTCCGAAGCACCGGATAAATAATGCAGAGGAAGTAAAGATGCAATTGTTACGATACAAAGAGAATAATCCGTTCTCTTTTGTTGAAGATATGGATTGGAAATGGAAATAG
- a CDS encoding MFS transporter — MVLSNDENKQYLAKSTLWLMAVGAGLVVANNYYNQPLLGMIAKEFGESEAAVSRVAMFTQIGYAAGLLLIIPLGDMFRRKKIVLIDFIFIILSLLIFAFSKSLTVMIVASFFIGLTSVVPQIFVPIAAQLSAPEEKGRNVGIVMSGLLIGILASRVFSGLLGEYLGWREVFYIAAGMMVVLGILIAWLLPNMQPTFKGTYSQLMGSIFRYTKEIPSLRLASLRGALGFGSFSMFWTTLTFRLEQAPFFQGSDVAGSLGLVGIVGALAASVTGSVSGKVNKNKIILIASLLMLLSWGIFGFSGNTYIGLIAGIILLDMGLQGMHVTNQTIVFSTHPEASNRLNTVYMVSYFIGGSVGTFLGGIAWQYYGWNGVVSVGGLLILLCLSIHILLCNRTKYKM, encoded by the coding sequence ATGGTTTTATCTAACGACGAAAATAAACAGTATCTGGCAAAAAGTACACTTTGGCTGATGGCAGTCGGAGCCGGACTGGTTGTCGCAAATAACTATTATAACCAGCCTTTGTTGGGGATGATAGCTAAAGAGTTTGGCGAATCCGAAGCTGCCGTCAGCAGGGTAGCCATGTTTACCCAGATAGGTTATGCGGCAGGGCTTCTGCTCATAATCCCGTTAGGTGACATGTTCAGACGGAAAAAGATAGTACTGATAGACTTTATATTTATCATCCTCTCATTACTTATTTTTGCTTTTAGCAAATCTCTGACCGTAATGATTGTCGCCAGTTTTTTCATAGGGCTTACATCTGTAGTACCACAGATCTTTGTGCCCATAGCCGCCCAGTTATCCGCCCCTGAAGAAAAAGGCAGAAATGTAGGAATAGTAATGAGCGGCCTGCTTATCGGAATATTGGCCTCACGTGTTTTTAGCGGCCTGCTGGGAGAATATCTCGGCTGGCGTGAGGTGTTTTACATTGCAGCCGGAATGATGGTTGTATTGGGTATTCTTATCGCATGGCTGTTGCCTAATATGCAACCGACCTTTAAGGGGACATATAGTCAATTAATGGGGTCTATATTCCGCTACACAAAAGAAATTCCCAGCCTCCGATTGGCGTCGTTACGGGGTGCATTAGGATTCGGTTCATTTTCCATGTTCTGGACCACCCTTACTTTCAGGCTCGAACAGGCGCCGTTCTTTCAGGGAAGCGATGTCGCGGGTTCGCTGGGGCTTGTCGGCATAGTAGGTGCATTGGCGGCGTCGGTTACCGGCTCTGTGTCGGGGAAAGTAAATAAGAATAAGATAATCCTTATTGCCAGCTTGTTAATGCTTCTGTCGTGGGGAATATTCGGATTCTCCGGAAATACTTATATAGGGCTGATTGCAGGTATTATCCTTCTCGATATGGGGCTACAGGGAATGCATGTCACCAACCAGACCATCGTTTTCTCTACCCATCCGGAGGCTTCCAACAGATTAAATACGGTATATATGGTGTCCTATTTCATAGGAGGCTCTGTCGGTACATTCCTCGGAGGCATAGCATGGCAATACTACGGATGGAATGGTGTTGTGAGTGTTGGTGGGCTGCTTATCCTGCTTTGTTTATCCATACATATATTGCTTTGCAACAGGACTAAATACAAGATGTAG
- a CDS encoding sulfide/dihydroorotate dehydrogenase-like FAD/NAD-binding protein has product MNKIVDKEYFSENVVKFEVEAPLIARSRKAGHFVIVRVGEKGERIPLTIAASDVAKGTITIVIQAVGASSKKICDLNTGDYITDVVGPLGQATHIENYGTVICAGGGVGIAPMLPIIEAMKKAGNKVISVLAARTKDLVILEKQVAEYSDEVIVMTDDGSYGYKGLITNGIEMVVNREKVDLCVTIGPAIMMKFVSLLTEKYNIPTMASLNTIMVDGTGMCGACRITVGGKTKFVCVDGPEFNAHEVDFDEMLMRLKAYN; this is encoded by the coding sequence ATGAATAAAATTGTAGACAAAGAGTATTTCTCTGAAAATGTAGTAAAGTTTGAGGTAGAAGCACCTCTGATAGCACGAAGTCGTAAAGCCGGACACTTTGTAATTGTACGGGTAGGCGAAAAAGGAGAGCGTATTCCTCTCACAATTGCCGCTTCTGATGTGGCCAAGGGTACAATAACAATAGTTATACAGGCTGTAGGTGCATCATCTAAAAAGATTTGCGACCTCAACACAGGTGATTATATCACAGATGTTGTAGGACCTTTGGGACAAGCTACCCACATCGAAAATTACGGCACCGTAATATGTGCAGGCGGTGGTGTTGGTATTGCACCCATGCTGCCTATTATAGAAGCCATGAAGAAGGCCGGAAATAAAGTAATTTCAGTTTTGGCTGCACGTACAAAGGATCTGGTAATCCTCGAAAAGCAGGTTGCAGAATATTCCGATGAGGTAATTGTTATGACCGACGATGGTTCATATGGGTATAAAGGACTGATTACAAATGGAATCGAAATGGTAGTCAATAGGGAAAAGGTAGACCTGTGTGTAACCATAGGCCCTGCCATTATGATGAAATTCGTATCCCTTCTTACCGAGAAGTATAATATACCTACAATGGCCTCCCTGAATACTATAATGGTAGACGGGACAGGAATGTGCGGTGCATGCCGCATCACTGTTGGAGGTAAAACCAAGTTTGTATGCGTAGATGGTCCGGAATTCAATGCTCACGAAGTTGATTTCGATGAAATGTTGATGAGATTGAAAGCATACAATTAA
- the gltA gene encoding NADPH-dependent glutamate synthase: MTEQENIQARRSEPWRDELRRGMKAKERGERSRVHMPELDAEYRSHSLKEEVNLGLTKEQAMFEAARCLDCANPTCMEGCPVNIQIPSFIKNIERGEFLEAAKVLKETSALPAVCGRVCPQEKQCEAKCIYIQKMKKEPVAIGYLERFAADYERESGQMSLPELAPANGIKIATVGSGPAGLAFAGDMAKLGYDVTVFEALHEIGGVLKYGIPEFRLPNEIVDVEINVLREMGVKFINNCIVGKTISREDLLSDGFKGIFAASGAGLPNFMNIPGENLIGVMSCNEFLTRVNLMDASNPESDTPVQMGKKVAVIGAGNTAMDAVRTAKRLGAEKAYIVYRRSEEEMPARIEEVKHAKEEGIIFHTLHNPLRYEGDENGRVQRMLLQKMELGEPDASGRRKPVAIEGATEWFDVDQVIVSVGVSPNPLIPSTFKGLEVTKWGTIVVNQDTMQSALPEVYAGGDIVRGGATVILAMGDGRKAAAAMDKALRN; this comes from the coding sequence ATGACAGAACAAGAAAACATACAGGCAAGACGTAGTGAACCTTGGAGAGACGAACTACGCAGAGGCATGAAAGCCAAAGAGCGTGGCGAGAGGTCGCGTGTACATATGCCTGAACTGGATGCCGAATACAGGAGCCATTCATTAAAAGAAGAAGTAAACCTGGGATTGACAAAGGAGCAGGCAATGTTCGAGGCTGCACGCTGCCTCGATTGTGCCAACCCTACATGTATGGAGGGTTGCCCTGTAAACATACAGATACCTTCATTTATTAAAAATATTGAGCGGGGAGAGTTCCTCGAAGCTGCAAAAGTGCTGAAAGAGACCAGTGCTTTGCCGGCCGTTTGCGGACGTGTATGTCCACAGGAAAAACAGTGCGAAGCAAAATGTATCTATATACAAAAGATGAAAAAAGAGCCTGTTGCTATCGGCTATCTGGAACGGTTCGCAGCAGACTACGAACGCGAAAGCGGACAAATGTCCTTACCTGAATTAGCCCCTGCCAACGGTATCAAAATCGCAACAGTAGGGTCAGGCCCTGCCGGACTGGCTTTTGCCGGAGATATGGCCAAACTGGGATATGACGTCACTGTATTCGAAGCATTACACGAGATCGGTGGTGTATTAAAATATGGTATACCCGAGTTCCGCCTCCCTAACGAGATAGTCGATGTTGAAATAAATGTCCTTCGCGAAATGGGTGTGAAGTTCATCAACAACTGTATAGTAGGTAAAACTATTTCGCGTGAGGATTTACTGAGCGACGGATTTAAAGGAATATTCGCTGCCAGCGGCGCAGGATTGCCTAATTTTATGAATATTCCGGGAGAGAACCTTATCGGCGTGATGTCATGCAACGAGTTCCTTACCCGTGTAAACCTTATGGATGCCTCGAATCCGGAAAGTGACACTCCTGTGCAGATGGGCAAGAAAGTTGCTGTCATCGGAGCAGGAAATACAGCGATGGATGCCGTACGTACAGCGAAACGACTAGGCGCAGAAAAAGCATATATTGTATATCGCCGTTCGGAAGAAGAAATGCCGGCACGTATCGAAGAAGTGAAACATGCCAAAGAGGAAGGTATAATATTCCATACTCTGCACAATCCGCTCAGATACGAAGGAGACGAGAACGGACGTGTACAGCGTATGCTTCTTCAAAAAATGGAACTGGGCGAACCTGATGCTTCGGGCCGCCGTAAACCGGTTGCCATCGAAGGCGCAACCGAGTGGTTCGATGTAGACCAGGTAATTGTGAGTGTAGGTGTTTCACCTAACCCGTTGATCCCGTCTACATTCAAAGGGCTGGAGGTTACTAAATGGGGGACAATCGTTGTAAATCAAGACACCATGCAGTCAGCCTTACCGGAAGTGTATGCCGGAGGGGATATTGTACGTGGCGGAGCAACCGTAATCCTTGCCATGGGTGATGGAAGAAAAGCCGCAGCAGCAATGGATAAAGCGTTAAGAAATTAA
- the ybeY gene encoding rRNA maturation RNase YbeY, which produces MAIIYQAEEVKLPSIKKRETTSWIKSVAASYKKKVGDISFIFCSDKKILEINNQYLQHDYYTDIITFDYTEGETISGDIFISLDTVKSNAEQFETNYDEEIHRIIIHGILHLCGINDKGPGEREFMTGCENKALKMLEE; this is translated from the coding sequence ATGGCGATAATATATCAGGCGGAAGAGGTAAAACTACCCTCTATAAAAAAGCGTGAGACCACAAGCTGGATAAAATCCGTAGCGGCTTCTTATAAAAAAAAGGTCGGAGATATTTCCTTCATTTTTTGCTCCGACAAGAAAATTCTGGAAATAAATAATCAATACTTACAGCACGATTATTACACAGACATTATTACTTTCGACTATACTGAGGGCGAGACTATATCGGGAGATATATTCATAAGCCTGGATACGGTAAAGAGCAATGCCGAACAGTTTGAGACAAATTACGACGAAGAAATCCACCGGATCATCATACATGGAATCCTTCACCTGTGCGGGATCAACGACAAAGGCCCCGGTGAACGCGAATTTATGACCGGGTGCGAGAACAAAGCACTTAAAATGCTGGAGGAATAA
- a CDS encoding putative sulfate exporter family transporter codes for MQKYLGKLYYVIPICCLFPFFSAPLALFIGILLAIFYKGEEVVKTGKLTKYLLQASIVCMGFSMSVHDVVQTGKTGFMITVVSVAVTMVCGIILGRFLQVQKNTTMLISGGTAICGGSAIAAIAPVLGAKNNEISFSLAVIFVLNAVGLFIFPVIGHLLEMDQTHFGYWAAIAIHDTSSVVGACSAYGEQALQVGTTVKLTRTLWIIPLALCIAFFNKNKASKINIPWFIFLFVVAIIIGNYIPGMAETNDHLSWLGKKGMMISLFFIGTSINMKEVKETGVNTFLLGIILWIIIAVLSYCWIRFVF; via the coding sequence ATGCAAAAATATCTGGGTAAATTATATTACGTCATTCCTATCTGCTGTCTTTTCCCGTTCTTCTCCGCTCCTTTGGCCCTGTTTATCGGTATATTGCTTGCTATCTTCTATAAAGGAGAAGAGGTTGTAAAAACAGGAAAACTAACAAAATATCTACTACAGGCATCAATTGTATGCATGGGATTTTCCATGTCGGTACACGATGTTGTGCAAACGGGAAAAACAGGATTTATGATCACTGTTGTCTCTGTCGCCGTCACCATGGTTTGCGGTATTATTCTCGGAAGATTTCTTCAGGTACAGAAAAATACAACCATGCTTATTTCGGGAGGGACCGCTATCTGCGGAGGAAGTGCCATAGCTGCAATAGCACCTGTATTAGGGGCAAAAAACAACGAAATAAGTTTTTCTCTGGCTGTGATATTCGTATTAAATGCCGTGGGACTATTTATATTCCCCGTGATCGGCCATTTACTGGAAATGGATCAGACACATTTCGGCTATTGGGCCGCCATTGCCATCCACGACACCAGTTCTGTAGTCGGCGCCTGCTCCGCATATGGGGAACAAGCCTTACAGGTAGGTACTACAGTAAAACTTACCCGTACGTTATGGATTATCCCTTTAGCTTTGTGTATCGCATTCTTCAATAAAAACAAAGCATCTAAAATAAATATCCCCTGGTTCATCTTCCTATTCGTCGTTGCTATCATTATAGGTAATTACATACCGGGAATGGCCGAGACTAACGACCATTTAAGCTGGCTCGGCAAGAAAGGAATGATGATTTCTTTATTTTTTATAGGTACATCCATAAATATGAAAGAAGTAAAGGAAACAGGTGTGAACACATTCCTGCTGGGTATAATCTTATGGATCATAATCGCCGTTCTTTCGTATTGCTGGATCCGCTTTGTTTTCTAA